From a single Geothermobacter hydrogeniphilus genomic region:
- a CDS encoding SCO family protein produces MLILTMLGLRCLIVVCLLLSGLSAGADDGVAPKMPPKVGLDEKLGDRIPADLEFTDELGRKVRLGDLVDRPTLLAPVYFRCSNVCNVLQSGLAQTLPRLNEDLKSRIRVISFSFDPTETPALARGSKKIYRAAVKGGFPMDNWSFLTGSREAIARLTDAIGYRYYQDGAEFVHPVAVAVLSADGRIVRYLEGTRFLPTDLTLSLMEASDGRLGSTISRLASFCYSYDPEQRGYVFNILRVTGIVVTLSAVGLFAVLVFGGRKRRRKP; encoded by the coding sequence ATGCTTATCCTTACTATGCTTGGTCTGCGCTGCCTGATTGTCGTCTGTCTGCTGTTGTCCGGTCTCTCCGCGGGGGCGGATGACGGCGTGGCGCCGAAAATGCCGCCGAAGGTCGGGTTGGACGAGAAACTCGGTGACCGGATCCCGGCGGACCTGGAATTCACCGATGAACTCGGTCGCAAGGTGCGGCTCGGCGATCTGGTCGATCGTCCGACCCTGCTGGCCCCGGTCTATTTCCGCTGCAGCAACGTCTGCAACGTCCTGCAGAGCGGCCTGGCGCAGACCCTGCCGCGCCTCAACGAAGATCTGAAGTCGCGGATCCGGGTGATTTCCTTCAGTTTCGATCCGACGGAGACTCCGGCACTGGCGCGCGGCAGCAAGAAAATCTACCGGGCCGCGGTGAAAGGCGGTTTTCCGATGGACAACTGGAGTTTCCTGACCGGCAGCCGGGAGGCGATTGCCCGCCTGACCGACGCCATCGGTTACCGTTATTACCAGGATGGCGCGGAATTCGTCCACCCGGTGGCGGTGGCGGTCCTCTCAGCGGATGGCCGGATCGTCCGCTACCTGGAGGGCACCCGCTTTCTGCCGACCGATCTGACGCTTTCCCTGATGGAAGCCTCTGATGGCAGGCTCGGCAGCACCATCAGTCGCCTGGCCAGTTTCTGCTACAGCTACGACCCCGAGCAGCGGGGCTATGTTTTCAATATCCTGCGTGTTACCGGCATCGTCGTGACGCTCAGTGCCGTCGGCCTGTTTGCCGTGCTGGTATTCGGTGGGCGCAAACGGCGCAGGAAACCCTGA
- a CDS encoding DUF3800 domain-containing protein — protein MSETFNVYCDESCHLENDHQRTMVLGAVWCPLDKTREIAVRLREIKQKHGLSPHFEVKWTKVSPAGKALYLDLVDYFFDDDDLNFRALIVPDKTLLRHDAFPGQDHDNWYYKMYFDMLKVIFRPAARYRIYLDIKDTRGARKTAKLHEVLCNDRYDFSRQVIERLQLVHSHEIEQLQLADLLIGAIAYLTRGLEGNAGKMAIIDRIRRRSGYDLTRTTLLREEKMNIFRWHAAEVQG, from the coding sequence ATGAGTGAAACTTTCAACGTCTACTGCGATGAATCCTGCCATCTGGAAAACGACCACCAGAGAACCATGGTACTAGGTGCAGTCTGGTGTCCGCTGGACAAGACCCGGGAAATAGCCGTCCGCCTACGGGAGATCAAACAGAAGCACGGACTATCTCCGCATTTTGAAGTGAAGTGGACCAAGGTTTCGCCTGCCGGCAAAGCACTTTACTTGGATCTGGTTGATTATTTCTTTGATGATGACGACCTGAACTTTCGTGCTTTGATCGTGCCCGACAAGACGCTGCTGCGCCACGATGCCTTCCCCGGTCAGGATCATGACAACTGGTATTACAAAATGTACTTCGACATGCTCAAAGTCATCTTCCGGCCCGCTGCCCGTTATCGCATTTACCTCGACATCAAGGACACACGCGGCGCACGAAAGACGGCCAAACTGCACGAGGTTCTTTGCAATGATCGTTATGACTTTTCCCGGCAGGTGATTGAGCGATTGCAACTGGTCCACTCTCACGAGATCGAGCAGTTGCAACTGGCCGACTTGCTTATTGGCGCAATTGCCTATCTGACCCGGGGTCTCGAAGGGAATGCCGGAAAAATGGCGATCATCGACCGGATACGGCGGCGCTCTGGCTACGACCTGACCAGAACCACCCTGCTGCGTGAAGAAAAAATGAATATCTTCCGCTGGCACGCGGCGGAGGTGCAGGGATGA
- a CDS encoding cytochrome c oxidase subunit I: MNQTASSSQPRGFWEAPGGRRGIGAWVFSTDHKRIGLLYFYSTLLFFCVGALLGLALRLELFAPGADFFTPQQYNALFTLHGVVMIFLFIIPGIPAAFGNLVMPIQIGAEDVAFPRLNLLSWWLYAIGAILALTSLFTAGGAPDTGWTFYVPFSVRTTTNVSLATVAVFIIGFSGILTGLNFLVTIHRMRAPGMTWWRIPLFTWSLYATAWVQVLATPVLGITVLLIFAERVVGSGLFDPTRGGDPIMYQHLFWIYSHPAVYIMILPGMGVITDIIPVFARKPVFGYKAIAISSLAIAGAGSVVWAHHMTTSGMSDTAVLVFSLLTFLVAIPSAVKVFNWVATLYKGSISLDPPLLFALSFIFLFSIGGLTGLVLGAAATDVHVHDTYFVVGHFHFVMFGGTGFAYFAAMHYWLPKIYGRMYNKKAAVWGWALMTFGFIVLYMSMMIVGMEGMPRRYYDYLPKFTFWNQLATIGSWILACGLIITFVNIFRGLFKGEAAGDNPWGGASLEWQTSSPPPLENFVTEPEVTHGPYDFKKAGL, from the coding sequence ATGAATCAGACGGCTTCATCTTCCCAGCCGCGCGGCTTCTGGGAGGCCCCGGGAGGGCGGCGCGGCATCGGTGCGTGGGTCTTTTCCACGGATCACAAACGGATCGGACTGCTCTACTTCTATTCGACTCTGCTCTTTTTCTGTGTCGGAGCGCTGCTCGGACTGGCTCTGCGGCTGGAGCTTTTCGCTCCGGGGGCTGATTTTTTCACCCCGCAACAGTACAACGCGCTCTTTACCCTGCACGGGGTGGTGATGATTTTTCTGTTCATCATTCCGGGGATTCCGGCGGCTTTCGGCAACCTGGTGATGCCGATCCAGATCGGTGCCGAGGATGTCGCTTTTCCACGCCTGAACCTGCTTTCCTGGTGGCTCTACGCCATCGGCGCGATTCTGGCGCTGACTTCGCTGTTCACCGCCGGCGGGGCGCCGGATACCGGCTGGACCTTTTACGTGCCCTTTTCGGTGCGGACCACCACCAACGTTTCGCTGGCGACGGTGGCGGTGTTCATCATCGGTTTTTCCGGGATCCTGACCGGCCTCAATTTCCTGGTCACCATTCACCGCATGCGGGCTCCGGGGATGACCTGGTGGCGTATCCCGCTGTTCACCTGGTCGCTCTACGCCACCGCCTGGGTGCAGGTGCTGGCGACCCCGGTGCTCGGTATCACCGTGCTGCTGATTTTCGCCGAACGGGTTGTCGGCAGCGGGCTGTTCGATCCGACCCGCGGCGGTGACCCGATCATGTACCAGCACCTGTTCTGGATCTATTCCCACCCGGCGGTCTATATCATGATTCTGCCGGGGATGGGGGTGATTACCGACATCATCCCGGTCTTTGCCCGCAAGCCGGTGTTCGGCTACAAGGCGATCGCCATCTCCTCGCTGGCGATTGCCGGCGCCGGTTCGGTGGTCTGGGCGCACCACATGACCACCAGCGGCATGTCCGACACCGCGGTGCTGGTTTTTTCGCTGTTGACCTTTCTGGTGGCGATTCCCTCGGCGGTCAAGGTCTTCAACTGGGTGGCGACGCTTTACAAGGGATCGATCTCCCTTGATCCGCCGTTGCTGTTCGCCCTGTCGTTCATCTTCCTCTTCTCTATCGGCGGGCTGACAGGCCTGGTTCTCGGGGCGGCAGCGACCGATGTGCATGTTCACGACACCTATTTCGTCGTCGGTCACTTCCATTTCGTGATGTTCGGCGGCACCGGCTTTGCCTATTTTGCCGCCATGCACTACTGGCTGCCGAAAATCTATGGCCGGATGTACAACAAGAAGGCGGCGGTCTGGGGGTGGGCGCTGATGACCTTCGGCTTCATCGTCCTTTACATGTCGATGATGATTGTCGGCATGGAGGGGATGCCGCGTCGCTACTATGACTACCTGCCGAAATTCACCTTCTGGAACCAGCTGGCGACCATCGGCTCCTGGATCCTGGCGTGCGGATTGATCATCACCTTCGTCAATATCTTCCGCGGCCTGTTCAAGGGTGAGGCGGCCGGTGACAACCCCTGGGGCGGGGCAAGCCTCGAATGGCAGACTTCGTCGCCGCCACCGCTGGAAAATTTTGTCACCGAACCGGAAGTGACTCACGGACCCTATGACTTCAAGAAAGCGGGACTGTAG
- a CDS encoding protoheme IX farnesyltransferase: MNRKTSNNGHLSLAEWRLLLRPRLLLMVCASTLTGAVLAPGSASSWTVLQAVLAVGLLTVAGTLLNQVQERGLDARMERTRDRPLATGRLSVPAALRLCAGLLLPGLLLLAGSPVALGLGLLAVVWYNAVYTPLKRLTSLAVLPGALCGALPPLIGWVSAGGGLLDRRVLLLSGLLAVWQVPHFMLLALRYRDDYARAGLPVFAAGLSERGVLRVISAWTLAAAFAALAMAACGGTSGLSGRLLLPALGSWLIYGFWRQARRGSLAPFFMRLNLFMLLVLAALLADYLV, from the coding sequence ATGAACAGGAAAACGAGCAACAACGGTCATCTCTCTCTTGCCGAATGGCGGTTGCTGTTGCGGCCGCGACTGCTGCTGATGGTCTGTGCCTCGACCCTGACCGGCGCGGTGCTGGCCCCGGGAAGCGCATCCTCGTGGACGGTGCTGCAGGCGGTCCTTGCCGTCGGCCTGCTCACTGTCGCCGGTACATTGCTCAATCAGGTCCAGGAGCGGGGTCTCGACGCGCGGATGGAACGAACCCGTGACCGGCCGCTGGCCACCGGCAGGTTGTCCGTGCCCGCGGCCCTGCGGCTCTGTGCCGGCTTGCTGCTGCCGGGCTTGCTGCTGCTTGCGGGCAGCCCGGTCGCCCTGGGGCTCGGCCTGCTGGCGGTGGTTTGGTACAATGCAGTCTACACACCTCTCAAGCGCCTGACGTCCCTGGCGGTTTTGCCCGGCGCCCTGTGCGGCGCCCTGCCGCCGCTGATTGGCTGGGTTTCAGCCGGGGGCGGTCTGCTGGACCGCCGGGTGCTGCTGTTGTCCGGACTGCTGGCTGTCTGGCAGGTTCCCCATTTCATGTTGCTGGCGCTCAGGTATCGTGACGACTACGCCCGCGCCGGTCTGCCGGTTTTTGCCGCCGGGTTGAGCGAGAGGGGCGTGCTGCGGGTGATTTCGGCCTGGACGCTGGCGGCCGCTTTCGCCGCCCTGGCGATGGCCGCTTGCGGTGGTACGTCGGGATTGTCCGGCAGGCTGTTGCTGCCGGCGCTCGGCAGCTGGCTGATCTATGGATTCTGGCGCCAGGCCCGGAGGGGCAGCCTGGCACCGTTTTTCATGCGGTTGAATCTCTTCATGTTGCTGGTTCTGGCGGCGCTGCTTGCTGATTATCTGGTTTGA
- a CDS encoding KamA family radical SAM protein → MESWQQSLRAAITSPQQLADRFAIDPRPLEAVCVRYPLRITPYYAGLIREVGDPIWRQCVPDPAERDDAGLPTDPLAEEAHSPVPALVHRYPDRGLLLAGNSCAGYCRFCTRKRRIGRPEFNISFTELQQGIATIAATPQIRDVLISGGDPLLLNDAMLQELLGRLRAIPHVEIIRIGSRIPVVLPERVTPSLCRILRQHPPLYLNTHFNHPRELTEQSWQACARLAEAGVVLGNQTVLLRGVNDDLETLLELNRNLLQMRVRPYYLHQMDLTAGTGHFRVRVEKGRELVAGLRGRITGMGIPQYVIDLPGGKGKVPVNGDYVETWGDELVLRAPDGTKVVYRQT, encoded by the coding sequence ATGGAATCCTGGCAACAAAGCCTGCGTGCGGCCATCACCTCGCCGCAACAGCTGGCCGATCGCTTCGCCATCGACCCGCGCCCGCTGGAAGCGGTCTGCGTCCGCTATCCGTTGCGCATTACCCCCTATTACGCCGGGCTGATCCGCGAGGTCGGTGATCCGATCTGGCGCCAGTGCGTTCCCGATCCGGCGGAACGGGACGACGCCGGGCTGCCGACCGACCCCCTGGCCGAGGAAGCGCATTCGCCGGTCCCGGCCCTGGTGCATCGTTATCCCGACCGCGGGCTGCTGCTGGCCGGCAACAGCTGTGCCGGCTACTGCCGTTTCTGCACCCGTAAACGACGGATCGGCCGCCCCGAGTTCAATATCAGTTTCACCGAACTGCAGCAGGGCATCGCCACCATTGCCGCCACTCCGCAAATCCGCGATGTCCTGATCTCGGGCGGCGACCCGCTGCTGTTGAATGATGCCATGCTGCAGGAACTGCTCGGCCGGCTCAGGGCGATCCCGCATGTCGAGATCATCCGCATCGGCAGCCGGATCCCGGTGGTGCTGCCGGAGCGGGTCACACCGTCACTGTGCCGAATTCTCCGGCAGCATCCGCCGCTCTACCTCAACACCCACTTCAACCACCCGCGGGAGCTGACCGAGCAGAGCTGGCAGGCCTGCGCCCGGCTGGCCGAGGCCGGGGTGGTACTCGGCAACCAGACGGTGCTGCTGCGCGGCGTCAACGACGATCTCGAAACCCTGCTGGAGCTCAACCGCAACCTGCTGCAGATGCGGGTGCGCCCCTACTACCTGCACCAGATGGACCTGACCGCCGGTACCGGGCACTTCCGGGTGCGGGTGGAAAAAGGACGCGAACTGGTCGCCGGCCTGCGCGGCCGCATCACCGGCATGGGCATCCCGCAGTACGTCATCGACCTTCCCGGCGGCAAGGGCAAGGTGCCGGTCAACGGCGACTATGTCGAAACATGGGGGGATGAACTGGTCTTGCGGGCACCGGACGGCACGAAGGTGGTGTATCGGCAAACATAG
- the coxB gene encoding cytochrome c oxidase subunit II: MNPALITTQDAVDPVFWFILGISGVILLAITATMIWFVIRYRRSRCPEPTSQCDGNLTLEVIWIVVPTIIVLAMFYYGWAGYLALRQVPPDAMEVTATARMWSWDFEYANGRHSDRLYVPVGRPVKVRLLSKDVLHAFFVPAFRIKRDTVPGMENYVWFVADEQGSYDIFCAEYCGVGHADMHTTVEAVPPAEFEEWLAGMSGSQNTEKGRSLLARYGCLGCHSLDGSNLVGPSFKGLGGRQVTVIADGEERVITSDRDYIRRSLIAPGVAVVKGYPPVMPSYAGQITGPEVEEMIDYLLRIGQPVKNGESAESEAGLDGAGLARRQGCLGCHSLDGSRKVGPSFKGLFGRERRLEGGRTLIADEAYLTRAIRKPTADVVEGYPPVMPPYPQLRPEEVEAILEWLEGLTE; the protein is encoded by the coding sequence GTGAATCCGGCACTGATCACGACTCAGGACGCTGTTGATCCCGTCTTCTGGTTTATTCTCGGGATTTCCGGGGTGATCCTGTTGGCCATCACTGCGACCATGATCTGGTTCGTCATCCGTTACCGGCGTTCACGCTGCCCGGAACCGACTTCGCAGTGCGACGGTAATCTGACCCTTGAAGTCATCTGGATCGTGGTGCCGACCATCATCGTTCTGGCGATGTTCTACTACGGCTGGGCCGGTTACCTGGCCCTGCGCCAGGTTCCTCCGGACGCCATGGAGGTCACGGCCACGGCACGGATGTGGTCCTGGGATTTTGAATATGCGAACGGCAGGCACAGTGATCGGCTGTATGTTCCGGTTGGCAGGCCGGTCAAGGTCAGGCTGCTCTCAAAGGATGTGCTGCATGCCTTCTTCGTCCCGGCCTTCCGCATCAAGCGCGACACCGTGCCGGGCATGGAAAACTATGTCTGGTTTGTCGCCGATGAGCAGGGCTCCTACGACATTTTCTGTGCCGAGTACTGCGGGGTCGGTCACGCCGACATGCATACCACCGTGGAGGCGGTGCCACCGGCTGAATTCGAAGAGTGGCTGGCTGGTATGAGCGGTTCTCAGAATACGGAGAAAGGACGCTCGCTGCTGGCCCGATACGGTTGTCTCGGTTGTCACAGCCTCGACGGTTCGAACCTGGTCGGCCCGAGTTTCAAGGGGCTTGGCGGTCGCCAGGTGACTGTTATTGCAGATGGTGAAGAGCGGGTCATCACCAGTGATCGGGATTACATCAGGCGATCGTTGATCGCTCCGGGGGTGGCAGTGGTCAAGGGTTACCCGCCGGTCATGCCCTCCTATGCAGGCCAGATTACCGGACCGGAGGTGGAAGAGATGATCGATTACCTGCTGCGGATCGGACAACCCGTGAAAAACGGAGAAAGCGCAGAGTCTGAAGCAGGCCTCGATGGGGCGGGTCTCGCCCGTAGGCAGGGTTGCCTCGGCTGTCACTCGCTCGACGGCAGCCGCAAGGTCGGACCGAGCTTCAAGGGGCTCTTCGGTCGTGAACGCAGGCTGGAGGGAGGTCGGACCCTGATCGCCGACGAGGCGTACCTGACCCGCGCGATCCGGAAGCCGACCGCCGACGTGGTGGAAGGCTATCCGCCCGTGATGCCTCCCTATCCGCAACTGCGGCCCGAAGAGGTCGAGGCGATTCTCGAATGGCTGGAAGGGCTCACAGAGTAA
- a CDS encoding MauE/DoxX family redox-associated membrane protein, with translation MNRLLKYLYHGSRLLLGGLFLFAGFIKAQDVVAFAGNIAAYQLLPYQLNYLLAACLPYIEIIAGVLLLTGQRVRPAALLCGLLTLVFIAALLSAWLRGLDISCGCFSQDAKTGIGEALLRDFGLLILAHFSFHLRNRFTTPRASR, from the coding sequence ATGAACAGGCTGCTCAAATACCTGTATCACGGCAGCCGGTTGCTGCTGGGAGGTCTGTTCCTGTTCGCCGGGTTCATCAAGGCGCAGGACGTGGTCGCCTTCGCCGGCAATATCGCCGCCTACCAGCTGTTGCCCTACCAACTCAACTACCTGCTGGCGGCCTGCCTGCCCTACATCGAGATCATCGCCGGGGTGCTGCTGCTGACCGGCCAACGGGTTCGACCGGCCGCCCTGCTCTGCGGGCTGCTGACCCTGGTTTTCATCGCGGCGCTGCTGTCAGCCTGGCTGCGCGGTCTCGACATCAGCTGCGGCTGCTTCAGCCAGGACGCGAAAACCGGCATCGGCGAGGCCCTGCTGCGCGATTTCGGGCTGCTGATCCTGGCCCACTTCAGCTTTCACCTGCGCAACCGTTTCACCACGCCCCGCGCGAGCCGCTGA
- a CDS encoding cytochrome C oxidase subunit IV family protein: MRDETDGDKGHIVPYATLVIVWAALLTLTILTVAVSRIDLGMLNIWAALGIACSKSVLVISFFMHMKYENRLFKLFLMIALITLATFIGFTFFDVMYR; encoded by the coding sequence ATGAGAGATGAGACGGATGGCGACAAGGGACATATTGTTCCCTATGCGACCCTGGTGATCGTCTGGGCGGCACTGCTGACCCTGACGATCCTGACGGTGGCGGTTTCGCGCATTGATCTCGGTATGCTGAATATATGGGCCGCCCTCGGGATCGCCTGCAGCAAGTCGGTGCTGGTGATTTCCTTCTTTATGCACATGAAGTACGAGAACCGGCTGTTCAAGCTGTTTTTGATGATCGCCCTGATCACCCTGGCGACGTTTATCGGCTTCACCTTCTTTGATGTGATGTATCGTTAG
- a CDS encoding desulfoferrodoxin family protein codes for MSEERSLFCQVNKAKDSNNMTDLEKKHTPVISVPAEIRAGETVEVTVEVGKLLAHPNEPGHFIEWIDLYANWVFLARIDLSAVTTQPTLKIPVTIPHGIENLTLRAFERCNLHGVWEGTVDVKVA; via the coding sequence ATGAGCGAAGAAAGAAGCCTCTTCTGCCAGGTCAACAAGGCCAAGGACAGCAACAACATGACCGACCTGGAGAAGAAACATACCCCGGTGATCAGCGTCCCGGCCGAGATCAGGGCCGGCGAAACCGTCGAGGTGACGGTTGAGGTCGGCAAGCTGCTGGCCCATCCCAACGAGCCGGGGCACTTCATCGAGTGGATCGACCTCTACGCCAACTGGGTTTTCCTGGCCCGTATCGACCTGAGCGCGGTCACCACCCAGCCGACCCTGAAGATTCCGGTCACCATCCCGCACGGCATCGAGAACCTCACCCTGCGTGCCTTTGAACGCTGCAACCTGCACGGCGTCTGGGAAGGTACCGTCGACGTCAAGGTCGCCTGA
- a CDS encoding rhodanese-like domain-containing protein, producing the protein MHDYSNLRRVLLEVLVIVTLGVVMGLSANLKLVMQVLRGSPPTIHVSDATVPTGDNTPRPIDLASLRRGIENSSLLLIDARISELYAAGHLPGAISLPLDEIESRLSAFQQRIPGDRSLAIYCNGYGCPDSFDLAVKLLAAGYRDVQVYEGGFPEWRDAGLPVVTEKTP; encoded by the coding sequence ATGCACGACTATTCCAATCTGCGTCGCGTCCTGCTGGAAGTGCTGGTGATCGTCACGCTGGGTGTGGTCATGGGCCTGAGCGCCAACCTGAAACTGGTGATGCAGGTGCTGCGGGGCTCCCCACCGACCATCCACGTCAGTGACGCCACCGTCCCCACCGGAGACAACACGCCACGACCGATCGACCTGGCAAGCCTGCGCCGGGGCATCGAAAACAGCTCACTGCTGCTGATCGATGCCCGCATCAGCGAACTCTATGCCGCGGGGCATCTGCCCGGCGCCATTTCTCTGCCGCTGGACGAAATCGAAAGCCGGCTGTCGGCCTTCCAGCAACGGATACCCGGCGACCGTTCCCTGGCGATCTACTGCAACGGTTACGGCTGTCCCGACTCCTTCGACCTGGCTGTCAAGCTGCTGGCGGCTGGTTACCGGGATGTTCAGGTCTACGAAGGGGGATTCCCGGAGTGGCGGGACGCCGGGCTGCCGGTGGTGACGGAGAAGACGCCATGA
- a CDS encoding cytochrome c oxidase subunit 3 family protein: MNDSTPENHAAHPKDYLGAKLGMWLFLFTEVLLFGGLFILYAVYLQRYPEGFKLGGDQLNVWFGGGNTLVLLTSSLSVAMAITALQRGRVKQAANLVGVTVIMALWFLVNKFFEWSAKIQHGIYPSSEHLKEMPGGEQVFFNIYYLSTGLHGIHVLVGMFVMIWVLILIKKGKVNPDDYVTLENAGLYWHLVDLIWIFIFPLYYLIL, encoded by the coding sequence ATGAACGATTCGACGCCCGAGAACCATGCCGCCCATCCGAAGGATTATCTCGGCGCCAAGCTCGGCATGTGGCTGTTTCTGTTTACCGAGGTGTTGCTGTTCGGCGGGCTTTTCATCCTCTACGCGGTCTACCTGCAACGCTATCCCGAAGGTTTCAAACTCGGCGGCGATCAGCTCAATGTCTGGTTCGGCGGCGGTAACACCCTGGTGCTGCTGACCAGCAGCCTGAGCGTGGCGATGGCGATTACCGCCCTGCAGCGCGGCCGGGTGAAACAGGCGGCGAACCTGGTCGGGGTGACCGTCATCATGGCGCTCTGGTTCCTGGTCAACAAATTTTTCGAGTGGAGCGCCAAAATCCAGCACGGCATCTATCCCAGTTCGGAGCATTTGAAGGAAATGCCGGGCGGCGAGCAGGTTTTTTTCAATATCTATTACCTTTCAACCGGTCTGCACGGTATCCATGTCCTGGTCGGCATGTTTGTTATGATCTGGGTGCTGATTCTGATCAAAAAAGGCAAGGTCAATCCGGACGATTACGTGACCCTGGAGAATGCCGGGCTCTACTGGCACCTGGTTGACCTGATCTGGATTTTTATCTTCCCTCTTTATTACCTGATTCTGTAG
- a CDS encoding SlyX family protein, producing MNELVQRLIELEIRSTHQERMIEELNEVVAAEDRRIAELKREVKVLQQALQRLQPELTPSPDE from the coding sequence ATGAATGAACTCGTACAACGACTCATCGAACTCGAGATCCGCTCAACTCACCAGGAACGGATGATCGAGGAACTGAACGAAGTGGTTGCCGCCGAAGACCGCCGGATCGCCGAACTGAAACGCGAGGTCAAGGTTCTGCAACAGGCCCTGCAGCGGCTGCAGCCCGAGCTGACCCCCTCGCCAGACGAATAG